The Mucilaginibacter rubeus genomic interval ACTGAACCTGCTTACCGGCATCAAGCGCGGCCCAGGCAATAACCTGTTTAAAGGTTTCCATATCCATAGCACCAGAGCAGGAATAAGTAGCCAGCAAACCGCCCTCATTAAGCAGCAGCATCCCTAAACGGTTTAAATCTTTATAAGCCCGCGACGCCCGGGTGAGTGCCGAGCGCGATGGCGCGTATTTAGGCGGATCGAGTACGATAACATCAAACTTTTCGCCCTCATCCCTGAATTTACGCAACTGTACATTCACGTCGGATTTAATGGCTGTATGTTTGGTTGCATCCAATTTATTCAGTCTGATATTTTCCGCTAAAGTTTCAATGGCCAGGGCTGAGCTATCCACGCTGGTCACTGATGCCGCACCTTCTTTGAGGCTGTTCAGCGTAAAACCGCCGGTATAGCAAAAGCAATCCAGCACTTTTTTATCCTTCGCGTGCATGGCCAAAACGTGGCGGTTATCACGCTGATCGCAATAGAAGCCTGACTTCTGACCTTCGGTGATATTGATGCCATAAACCACGTTGTTCTCCAAAACCTCTACCAGTTCGGGTGGAGGACTACCGGCAAGCACTTTATTCTCCGCTTCGGCCAAACCCTCGTGAGCACGGGAAGCATTATCGCTTTTATCAGAGATGCTTTCAGGGTTAAGCAGCCTTTTTAGTTCATCTATAATAACAGGCATTACATTTTGAATACCTGAGGTAAGTACCTGTACTGCCAAATGGCCGGCATATTTATCAACAATAAGTCCCGGCAAATAATCAGATTCGCTGAAGATAAGTCGGCAGGTATTGGTACCGTTAGCCAGGATACTATCACGACTTTTTACGGCAGTAGCTACTTTTTCACGGAACCAGGCTTCATTTACCTGAACATCTTTGTTCCACTCCAACAGGCGTAACGTAACCCTCGACTGATCGTTATAAAAACCATAGGCCATAAATTCACCTTGCGTATTTATCAGGCGTACCACATCGCCATTGGCGGGCTTACCCTTTACTTTTTCAATCGCTCCTGAAAACACCCAGGGATGCCTTTGCAGCACGGCTTTTTCTTTACCCTTCTTTAATATCACGTCAATCATGGGTGCAAAGGTAATAAAGCGCTGGTAATTTTGGCCTTGTGGAAACGTTCCATCCATTTGTCGCGTATTTATGATGAGGCTTCTAAACCTTGAAAATATTTTTACGTCATACACAATAATATCCGCATTAAAACATTTGGTATCTTAGATTCGAAAACTATAATCATGAAAAAAACTTACGTACTCCTGTTCAGTATGCTGATAGCATGCTGTTGTTTCAGTTCAAAATCATACGCTCAGATTCCCCGCATACCTGAAGCAAGCTCAACCCAAACCATTATCCAGGATTTCGGATTAGGAAAAGTAACCGTTACTTACTCCCGTCCAAATGTTAAAGACCGCAAAATATTTGGCGGCATTATCCCTTACGGCGAAGTTTGGCGCACCGGAGCCAATGCTGCAACTGTAATCACCTTTAGCGAGAAAGTTATAATTGAAGGCAATCCCGTGCCCGCAGGTACTTATTCGTTATTTAGTATCCCTAATAAAAACGAGTGGACGATCATCCTTAATAAAACAGTAAAACAATGGGGTGCTTATAGCTACAAGCAAGACCAGGATTTTCTGCGTTTTACTGTAAAACCTATCCGCGTAAGCGAAAAACGCGAAACCTTTACCATGGCCTTTGTTAATTCAACCACTAAATCAACCGACATGGTTTTGGTTTGGGACAAAACCGCGGCCTATATCCACATGGAAACCGACGATGATGCCAAGATCACAGCCAATATTGACGAGTTGATGAAAGGCGATCGTAAACCATATTATTTTAATGCCATCCAGTACTATTACGAAAACCATAAAGATGTTGATAAGGCATTAGGCTGGGTTTACGAAGCCGAAAAAATCGAGCCGAAAGGTCCGTGGTACAAACTATGGGAATCGCGCTTATTATTACGTAAAGGCGATAAAGCCGGTGCCATTGCCGCTGCAGAAGCGGGCATAGCCTTAGCTAACGCCGATAAAGATGAAGAATACGCCCGTTTGAACCAGGAAGCGCTGGATCAGGCTAAGCAGTAAGGTGATTGGGGATGTGCGATTCCCCTCTTGAGAGGGGTGGAGGGGTGTGTTTCTGCGTTGATAAGCCACTCGGATAACACACCCCTGCTAACGCTCTTGTCTTCGCTCCCCCTCTCAAGAGGGGATTTTAGGATCTTAGCTAAATACAATATAAGGAACTCTTTTAGCAAAAAGGTGTCGTTTTATAATGAAACGACACCTTTTTGCTAAAAGAACCATTTTAATTGGCTTTTGTAAGCGGAGAAAATTTATCAGGTATCATCACACTTATAATCGATGCTATTACGATGAGCAAAAGAGCTCCTATTGCATTTAGCCAGAGATAGGCTATCACATTATAATAACCCATAACGCAAATCATTGCTTCGGTTATAATAGCTGCTATAAACACGGCAGTGCCTTTTATTTTTTTCAAATAAAAAGCCACGATGAATACGCCGAGAATAGTGCCATAAATGTAAGAACCCAATTGATTTACCGCCTCCAGCAGGTTACCTATACGACTGGCGTACAAGGCCATGCCGATACAAACCACTCCCCAAAATACAGTTGCCAGTCGTGATGCGTTCAGATAATTCTGATCTGTGGCATTCGGGTTAACAATGCGCTTATAAATATCAACCACACTCGTAGAAGCCAGCGAGTTTAAGGCGCTCGCAGTTGAGCCCATAGATGCCAGAAAAATAATGGCCATCAGCAAGCCGATCAATCCTTTGGGCAGATACTGCGTTACAAAGGTCAGGAACACATAGTTGGTATCATTATCATCGGCCTTAGGGTTGTTCTTCTTCATCAGTTCGATGGCATTTTGTCTGATGGTGTGGGCCTGCATATCGGCTACCTTCAGCTCACCCTGCGCATGGTTGATGCGGTCTTCATTTTTACTGTCGATGGCTTTGATCAGCTCATCTGCCTTGATCTTTTTTTGTTCAAAAGCTTGGGTGTATTGCTGGTCGAGGTGATTGTATTGTGTGGCGTAATTGCTTTTTTGAATTTGCTTAACCTCGTACTGGTTAAAAAACATTGGCGGGCGGTTAAACTGGTAAAACGCGAATACCAGTACCCCTATCAACAGGATCAGGAATTGCATCGGGATCTTGATCAGGCCGTTCATGATTAAGCCCAAACGGCTTTGCCCTACTGAGCTTCCGGTTAAATA includes:
- a CDS encoding sodium:solute symporter, with the protein product MSLIDWIVLGLTIFSIVLYGIWKSGSNKNIDQFLMGNRSLPWYHVGLSVMATQASAITFLSAPGQAYSDGMRFVQFYFGLPLAMIVLCITFVPIFHRLKVYTAYEFLEQRFDLKTRALTSFLFLVQRGLSTGVTIYAPSIILSTILNINTVYTTLFIGGLVIIYTVYGGSKAVSYTQLLQMSIIFMGMFLAGVLVVYLLPGNVSFMSSLKMAGKMGRMNVIDWKFDPDNRYTIWSGLIGGFFLQLSYFGTDQSQVGRYLTGSSVGQSRLGLIMNGLIKIPMQFLILLIGVLVFAFYQFNRPPMFFNQYEVKQIQKSNYATQYNHLDQQYTQAFEQKKIKADELIKAIDSKNEDRINHAQGELKVADMQAHTIRQNAIELMKKNNPKADDNDTNYVFLTFVTQYLPKGLIGLLMAIIFLASMGSTASALNSLASTSVVDIYKRIVNPNATDQNYLNASRLATVFWGVVCIGMALYASRIGNLLEAVNQLGSYIYGTILGVFIVAFYLKKIKGTAVFIAAIITEAMICVMGYYNVIAYLWLNAIGALLLIVIASIISVMIPDKFSPLTKAN
- a CDS encoding class I SAM-dependent rRNA methyltransferase; protein product: MIDVILKKGKEKAVLQRHPWVFSGAIEKVKGKPANGDVVRLINTQGEFMAYGFYNDQSRVTLRLLEWNKDVQVNEAWFREKVATAVKSRDSILANGTNTCRLIFSESDYLPGLIVDKYAGHLAVQVLTSGIQNVMPVIIDELKRLLNPESISDKSDNASRAHEGLAEAENKVLAGSPPPELVEVLENNVVYGINITEGQKSGFYCDQRDNRHVLAMHAKDKKVLDCFCYTGGFTLNSLKEGAASVTSVDSSALAIETLAENIRLNKLDATKHTAIKSDVNVQLRKFRDEGEKFDVIVLDPPKYAPSRSALTRASRAYKDLNRLGMLLLNEGGLLATYSCSGAMDMETFKQVIAWAALDAGKQVQFIYQFHQPEDHPVRASFPEGEYLKGLLCRVF
- a CDS encoding DUF2911 domain-containing protein translates to MKKTYVLLFSMLIACCCFSSKSYAQIPRIPEASSTQTIIQDFGLGKVTVTYSRPNVKDRKIFGGIIPYGEVWRTGANAATVITFSEKVIIEGNPVPAGTYSLFSIPNKNEWTIILNKTVKQWGAYSYKQDQDFLRFTVKPIRVSEKRETFTMAFVNSTTKSTDMVLVWDKTAAYIHMETDDDAKITANIDELMKGDRKPYYFNAIQYYYENHKDVDKALGWVYEAEKIEPKGPWYKLWESRLLLRKGDKAGAIAAAEAGIALANADKDEEYARLNQEALDQAKQ